From one Catellatospora sp. IY07-71 genomic stretch:
- a CDS encoding membrane protein insertase YidC → MFDFAPLTGAVHAAVTQLSTLLAPLGGAAAAVVAVTMLVRLLVHPLTRAAVRGERARAALAPRLVALRQEHGDDRVALAQAYTELHREAGVSPLAGLLPMLLQAPVFLLLYHLFVSPEVAGRPNTLLDSTLAGVPLSAHLFSPAGGAGSHLLVFGALVAVLAAVAWGTSRRAVRLAAMQEQPPTGLLAALPRVLPYFILISAAVLPLAALLYLATSTAWTLAENTLLRRGLPVRPQAAVAEPGPAPA, encoded by the coding sequence ATGTTCGATTTCGCGCCGCTGACCGGTGCCGTCCATGCCGCCGTCACCCAACTGTCCACCCTGCTCGCCCCGCTGGGCGGCGCGGCCGCCGCCGTCGTCGCCGTCACGATGCTGGTACGCCTGCTGGTGCACCCCCTGACCAGGGCCGCCGTACGCGGCGAGCGGGCCCGTGCCGCGCTCGCGCCGCGGCTGGTGGCGCTGCGCCAGGAGCACGGCGACGACCGGGTCGCGCTCGCGCAGGCGTACACCGAGCTGCACCGGGAGGCGGGCGTGTCGCCGCTGGCCGGGCTGCTGCCCATGCTGCTCCAGGCGCCGGTGTTCCTGCTGCTCTACCACCTGTTCGTGAGCCCGGAGGTGGCCGGGCGGCCCAATACGCTGCTGGACAGCACCCTTGCGGGCGTGCCGCTGAGCGCGCACCTGTTCAGCCCGGCGGGCGGCGCCGGCTCGCACCTGCTGGTGTTCGGCGCGCTGGTCGCGGTGCTGGCGGCGGTGGCGTGGGGCACGTCCCGGCGGGCGGTGCGGCTGGCCGCCATGCAGGAGCAGCCGCCGACGGGGCTGCTCGCGGCGCTGCCCCGGGTGCTGCCGTACTTCATCCTGATCAGTGCGGCGGTGCTGCCGCTGGCGGCGCTGCTCTACCTGGCCACCTCGACGGCCTGGACGCTGGCCGAGAACACGCTGCTCAGGCGAGGTCTGCCGGTCCGGCCGCAGGCCGCCGTGGCGGAGCCGGGGCCCGCGCCCGCCTAG
- a CDS encoding AbfB domain-containing protein yields the protein MSRHRLNEEDHTAILPRILPETVEELAAQEREPQRAAGRRSRRPVVVVAAATVVLSTAATGWALARPAAQAPVPPVSLATVGGESYADGFGEASPTPDTQAWTPPRDPGPRPSSPAPLPSASATGSPALAPSPSAATLEAGGRRSLRAAWSPDRYVRQSNGDAALVSVTTGSSGEVRLAATFTVVAGLADAKCFSFAGSDGGYLRHRDYRIHHDRSDGSRLFREDATFCVRQGGLPGSVYLESYNYRGYYVHLRGDELWIDRWRDRDDFRRDCSFVVTSPWG from the coding sequence GTGAGTAGGCACCGGCTGAACGAGGAAGACCACACCGCGATCCTGCCCAGGATCCTGCCCGAGACCGTCGAGGAGCTGGCGGCGCAGGAGCGGGAGCCGCAGCGGGCGGCCGGGCGGCGGTCGCGGCGGCCGGTCGTCGTCGTGGCGGCGGCGACCGTGGTGCTGAGCACGGCCGCGACCGGCTGGGCACTGGCCCGGCCCGCCGCGCAGGCCCCGGTGCCGCCGGTGAGCCTGGCCACCGTCGGCGGCGAGAGCTACGCGGACGGCTTCGGGGAGGCCAGCCCGACGCCGGACACGCAGGCGTGGACGCCGCCGCGCGATCCGGGGCCGCGCCCGTCGAGCCCGGCGCCGCTGCCGTCGGCCTCGGCGACCGGCAGTCCGGCCCTGGCGCCGTCGCCGAGCGCGGCCACGCTGGAGGCCGGCGGGCGGCGCTCGCTGCGCGCGGCCTGGTCGCCGGACCGCTACGTACGGCAGAGCAACGGCGACGCCGCACTGGTCAGCGTCACCACCGGCAGCTCGGGCGAGGTGCGGCTGGCGGCGACGTTCACCGTGGTGGCGGGGCTGGCCGACGCGAAGTGCTTCTCGTTCGCCGGGTCGGACGGCGGCTACCTGCGCCACCGCGACTACCGGATCCACCACGACCGCTCCGACGGCTCGCGGCTGTTCCGCGAGGACGCGACCTTCTGCGTGCGCCAGGGCGGGCTGCCGGGCTCGGTGTACCTGGAGTCCTACAACTACCGCGGCTACTACGTACACCTGCGCGGCGACGAGCTGTGGATCGACCGCTGGCGCGACCGCGACGACTTCCGCCGCGACTGCTCGTTCGTGGTCACGTCACCCTGGGGGTGA